The Maridesulfovibrio sp. genomic sequence TCCATGACCAAATTTTACGCTATTCCCGGCTTGCGTCTGGGGCTGGCTTTTGCCGCACCGGATATCATCATGGAGATAAAAAATGTTCTGCCTTGCTGGTCTGTGAATATTCTGGCCCAGAAGGTGGGCTTGCGTTGTCTGCGTGATGAGGAATACGAGCGCAAATCCATTGAGGCTGCCACCGATTTGCGAGAGGCTTTGGTGAAGGGGCTTCGGGAAATTCCCGGCATCCGGGCTTTGCCTTCGCAGGCAAATTTCATGCTTTGTCAGGTGCAGCGGGTGGGAATGGATGCCTCCGCTCTGATTGAGCATCTGATTAAAAACCGGGTGGCTGTGCGCCATTGTGACAATTTTGACGGACTGGATTCAACTTACTTCCGCATTGCCGTGCGTACTGAAAAGGAAAACAGGGTCTTGCTTGACGGGTTGCGTTCTTTCTCCGGCATGGACATTTCTACACCGAAGCCTAAGAAAACCCCGGCCTTGATGATACAGGGGACTTGTTCCAATGCTGGTAAATCCATTCTTGCCGCTGCCTTTTGCCGTATTTTTTTGCAGGACGGATTCAAGGTTGCCCCGTTCAAGGCACAGAATATGTCGCTTAATTCTTTTGTGACTGACGACGGTCTGGAAATGGGCCGGGCGCAGGTTACTCAGGCTGCAGCATGTAAGCTGTCCCCGGATGTGCGTATGAATCCGGTCCTGCTTAAACCCGGCAGTGATATCGGATCGCAGGTTATTGTCATGGGTAAGCCTGTGGGCAATATGAAGGTCCAAAAATATATGGAATATAAGCCCACAGCCTTTGAAGCAGTGAAAGAAGCTTACGATTCCCTGAGTGCCGATGCTGATGTGATGGTTCTTGAAGGAGCGGGAAGTCCGGCTGAAATAAATCTCAAGCAGCACGATATCGTGAATATGGCCATGGCTGAATATGCCCAAGCCAAGGTGCTTATTGCCGGGGACATTGACCGGGGCGGGGTATTTGCCTCCCTTGCCGGAACTATGGATCTGCTTGAATTTAAGGAGCGTGAGCTTGTCTGCGGATTTCTGCTGAACAAATTTAGAGGGGATGCATCTCTTTTGACCCCTGCCCTTGATTTTACCTTCAACCATACCGGGAAACCGGTGCTAGGCACAATTCCGTTTATCGCTAATCTGGGACTGCCGGATGAGGATTCTGTTTCATTCAAAGAAGATTTGCGGAAATCCGGTTCGAAAGGCAAGCATAAAGATTGTGTGGATGTCGTCTGCATTGACCTGCCGCGTATTTCAAATTTTACGGACCTTGATTCTTTGAAAGGCGAACCGGATGTAAATTTGCGGATTGTGGATAAAGTTGAAGACCTTGGCAAGCCGGACGCGGTTATCCTTCCGGGCAGCAAATCAACTTTGGCTGATCTGGCCCATCTGCAGGAGAGCGGACTTGCCGAAGCTGTTGCCGCGTTGCGCGATCAGACGGTAATTGTCGGAATCTGCGGCGGTTTCCAGATGCTGGGACAGTTTATCAGCGACCCCGATGAAATCGAGTCCGGGGGATCGGCGCAAGGCTTGGGATTACTCCCTTTGCAGACCACCCTTGCCCCGGAGAAGACCCTTACCCGAACCACTGGAATGCATTCCCAGAGCAAGCTGGAGGTGGTCGGCTATGAAATTCATCATGGAAAGACCGAACCGTTGTTGCCCACGGTGCGGGCGGCTATTGTCCCGCAGGGTATTACCGGTGGGGTGCCGGTTTCCAAGGCTCTTGGCTTCGGCTCCAAGTCCGGTCTGATCTGGGGGACTTATCTGCATGGTGTTTTTGATGCGGATGAATTTCGGCGTTGGTTTGTGGACTTCCTGCGTACTCGCAAGGGGTTGCCCAAGCTGGGCAAAGTGCAATCTATTTTCAATATGGAGGAAGGGCTGGACCGCCTTGCCTCAGTTGTCCGCGAGAACGTTGACATGGGGGCTGTTTATGCTGCTCTTGGGCTGAAAAGGTAGTCTTGTTGCAACGGTTTTCTTAAATGGTGTATAATTAAATTCCAATTGGATTGTATTCAGCATGTGGGGGACCTGATGGGCAGGATAGAGTGGCATAATGGGTTGAATCTGGGAATCAAGGAAATAGACGATCAACATAAGGAGTTGATCTCTATAATTAATAATGTATTTGAAGCCTTTGACCGCAATGAAACAGACTCTGCAATAGATGAAGTTTTGCAACGGCTGCATGAATATACTGTTTACCATTTCAATGCTGAGGAAAAATACATGGAAAAGGTCGGATACCCTCATCTTTCAGAGCACCGCCAGCAGCATGCAGTCCTCAAAAACAAAGTGAAGTCATTTCGTGCTGCCCGTTTTCATAAAGAGGATGTTTTTACCCATGAAATAAAGGAGCTGCTGACTAGGTGGCTGCTGGATCATATCCTGCGCGTAGATTATAAGATTGTTGATTTTGTGAAGAAAGGTGGAGCCAAGAATTGGTCTGAGAATATTAAAGAGTAATTTTGGATTCGTTACTGCGCTCTTGCTTTGGTTAAGCAAACCAGATATCTAAAGGTCGATTATAAATTTAAATACCAATTTTTGAGTGCTGGAAGTCCAATGATAGCGAAAGTTTCCTGTGGGGCCCTCATGGGCATTGATGCGTTTAAAGTTGATCTCGAAGTCGATCTGACCCGGCAGGGGATGCCTGCCTTTACAATGGTCGGTCTGGCCGAGGGGGCGGTTAAAGAAAGTAAGGAACGTGTATTTTCAGCCCTCAAGAACAGCGGTTACCGCATTCCGCCTTCACGCATCACTGTTAACTTAGCTCCGGCTGATATCCGTAAAGCCGGGTCCGCATATGACCTCCCTCTGGCTGTATCTTTGTTGGGGGCGGCGGGAGTCATAGACCAGTCAGCCCTTGAAGGTTGGTTTTTGGCGGGTGAACTTTCTTTAAGCGGTATGGTCAAGCCTGTGCACGGCATACTTCCTCTGGCTATTGAAGCCCGGCGTAAGGGTGCAAAAGGTTTGATTGTGAGCCTTGAAAATGTCAATGAGGCTGCAGTTGTAGAGGGTCTTTCTGTCTACGGGGTGGGGACCCTTGCACAATTGGTGAATTTTTTGATCGGCGAGGAAAACATTGAGCAGGCGACTGTAGATACGGATCTGCTTTGGTCTGGACGGCAGTCGTTCGGTATGGATTTCTCGGAAGTGAAAGGTCAGGAGCACGCAAAGCGGGCCATTGAGATCGGGGCGGCAGGTAATCATAATCTGCTGTTTATCGGTCCTCCCGGCAGCGGCAAGACCATGCTGGCCCGGCGCATTCCCACGGTTCTCCCTCCGCTGGTTTTTGAGGAAGCACTGGAAGTTACCAAGATTTACAGCGTCTCCGGCCAGTTGGATAGGGAGAAATCCTTGATGGTCACCCGTCCTTTTCGTGCACCGCATCACACCATTTCCGATGCCGGACTGATCGGCGGAGGTGCTTATCCCAAGCCGGGTGAAGTCTCTCTCGCACATCGCGGAGTTTTGTTTCTGGACGAGTTGCCGGAGTTCAAGAAGAATGTACTGGAAGTGCTGCGCCAGCCCCTTGAAGGAGGGGAAGTCACTATTTCTCGCGCAGCCATGTCCCTTTCATATCCCGCTGATTTTATGCTGGTGGCGGCAATGAATCCCTGCCCCTGCGGTTATTATACTGATGAGCATCACGCCTGTACCTGTTCCGCTCAAGCGGTCAACCGTTACCGCTCCAAGCTTTCCGGTCCGTTGCTGGACCGCATCGACCTGCAAATTGAGGTCCCGGCTGTGGAGTATAAGGATTTGCGGGATTCTTCCGGATTGGATTCAGCCTCCATGCGTACTAACATTGAGCGGGTGCGGGGTGTTCAGGCCGAACGTTATAAGGATCTGGCTATTTTTACCAACAGTGATCTTTCC encodes the following:
- a CDS encoding bacteriohemerythrin, whose protein sequence is MGRIEWHNGLNLGIKEIDDQHKELISIINNVFEAFDRNETDSAIDEVLQRLHEYTVYHFNAEEKYMEKVGYPHLSEHRQQHAVLKNKVKSFRAARFHKEDVFTHEIKELLTRWLLDHILRVDYKIVDFVKKGGAKNWSENIKE
- a CDS encoding YifB family Mg chelatase-like AAA ATPase, whose translation is MIAKVSCGALMGIDAFKVDLEVDLTRQGMPAFTMVGLAEGAVKESKERVFSALKNSGYRIPPSRITVNLAPADIRKAGSAYDLPLAVSLLGAAGVIDQSALEGWFLAGELSLSGMVKPVHGILPLAIEARRKGAKGLIVSLENVNEAAVVEGLSVYGVGTLAQLVNFLIGEENIEQATVDTDLLWSGRQSFGMDFSEVKGQEHAKRAIEIGAAGNHNLLFIGPPGSGKTMLARRIPTVLPPLVFEEALEVTKIYSVSGQLDREKSLMVTRPFRAPHHTISDAGLIGGGAYPKPGEVSLAHRGVLFLDELPEFKKNVLEVLRQPLEGGEVTISRAAMSLSYPADFMLVAAMNPCPCGYYTDEHHACTCSAQAVNRYRSKLSGPLLDRIDLQIEVPAVEYKDLRDSSGLDSASMRTNIERVRGVQAERYKDLAIFTNSDLSGSSLEKFCKLGEAEHGFLEQAVRSLGLSARAYTRILRISRTIADLAAEEMIQVSHLAEAINYRSMDRQG
- a CDS encoding cobyric acid synthase, with amino-acid sequence MKSFNEQSLKEQLAEVEAEKRKYSHGGNLRQLAERAGCPSSKIVDFSANINPLGPPSWLQQEVVRALNEVDRYPDPECSELTLAACEKYSVWPTECLAGNGASELIAAIARVGGFKRAVIPVPCYVDYARSCKLAGLKTEHIPLDPQRAFAPDFETLSSFLAVSPALVFLAQPNNPTGTAFDPDELKALARKHPDSRFVIDESFADFVPGLERLAGRRPPNVITIVSMTKFYAIPGLRLGLAFAAPDIIMEIKNVLPCWSVNILAQKVGLRCLRDEEYERKSIEAATDLREALVKGLREIPGIRALPSQANFMLCQVQRVGMDASALIEHLIKNRVAVRHCDNFDGLDSTYFRIAVRTEKENRVLLDGLRSFSGMDISTPKPKKTPALMIQGTCSNAGKSILAAAFCRIFLQDGFKVAPFKAQNMSLNSFVTDDGLEMGRAQVTQAAACKLSPDVRMNPVLLKPGSDIGSQVIVMGKPVGNMKVQKYMEYKPTAFEAVKEAYDSLSADADVMVLEGAGSPAEINLKQHDIVNMAMAEYAQAKVLIAGDIDRGGVFASLAGTMDLLEFKERELVCGFLLNKFRGDASLLTPALDFTFNHTGKPVLGTIPFIANLGLPDEDSVSFKEDLRKSGSKGKHKDCVDVVCIDLPRISNFTDLDSLKGEPDVNLRIVDKVEDLGKPDAVILPGSKSTLADLAHLQESGLAEAVAALRDQTVIVGICGGFQMLGQFISDPDEIESGGSAQGLGLLPLQTTLAPEKTLTRTTGMHSQSKLEVVGYEIHHGKTEPLLPTVRAAIVPQGITGGVPVSKALGFGSKSGLIWGTYLHGVFDADEFRRWFVDFLRTRKGLPKLGKVQSIFNMEEGLDRLASVVRENVDMGAVYAALGLKR